Proteins encoded by one window of Thunnus thynnus chromosome 3, fThuThy2.1, whole genome shotgun sequence:
- the enam gene encoding enamelin isoform X3: MASMLRDEVDYFPSLRRHIFSLTQCQEEETVMMKTVVFMMCLLVTALAAPAPGSESNEADAAPVQPAEVPPPAPMPVGDTSEEEIEDGNPAPKAPAAPLNSDEIEEAEEVEAAEAEPAVVEAAPAEPAAEPGADPAAAVEPAVVDVPVDVAPVDAAAAVDAAAVDAAAVDVPVDVVSVDNAPAAPEVSVDVAVADVPAAADAGAADAAPLAAAADTTGVAADPAAPL, from the exons ATGGCTTCCATGTTAAGGGATGAAGTAGACTACTTTCCATCTCTGAGGAGACACATCTTCAGCCTAACTCAGTGCCAGGAAGAAG AAACAGTCATGATGAAGACAGTGGTGTTCATGATGTGCCTGCTGGTCACTGCCTTGGCTGCCCCT GCTCCAGGGAGTGAAAGCAATGAG GCCGATGCTGCACCAGTCCAGCCAGCTGAAGTCCCTCCTCCAGCTCCCATGCCTGTTGGAGATACATCAGAGGAGGAGATAGAG GATGGCAACCCTGCCCCTAAAGCTCCTGCTGCCCCCCTAAACTCTGATGAGATagaggaggctgaggaggtggaggcagCTGAGGCTGAGCCAGCTGTGGTTGAAGCAGCACCAGCAGAACCGGCTGCGGAGCCTGGAGCAgatcctgcagctgctgttgaGCCAGCTGTGGTTGACGTCCCTGTAGATGTTGCACCagttgatgctgctgctgctgttgacgCTGCCGCTGTTGACGCTGCTGCTGTCGACGTGCCTGTTGATGTGGTTTCTGTTGACAATGCCCCAGCAGCCCCTGAGGTGTCTGTTGATGTGGCTGTAGCAGATGTCCCTGCTGCTGCCGAtgctggtgctgctgatgctgccCCACTGGCAGCTGCGGCTGACACAACTGGAGTGGCAGCAGATCCTGCTGCGCCACTGTAG
- the enam gene encoding enamelin isoform X2, protein MASMLRDEVDYFPSLRRHIFSLTQCQEEETVMMKTVVFMMCLLVTALAAPAPGSESNEVAAHANEALRWMEMYRLYQQQGLVGNPFLPAADAPADAAPVQPAEVPPPAPMPVGDTSEEEIEDGNPAPKAPAAPLNSDEIEEAEEVEAAEAEPAVVEAAPAEPAAEPGADPAAAVEPAVVDVPVDVAPVDAAAAVDAAAVDAAAVDVPVDVVSVDNAPAAPEVSVDVAVADVPAAADAGAADAAPLAAAADTTGVAADPAAPL, encoded by the exons ATGGCTTCCATGTTAAGGGATGAAGTAGACTACTTTCCATCTCTGAGGAGACACATCTTCAGCCTAACTCAGTGCCAGGAAGAAG AAACAGTCATGATGAAGACAGTGGTGTTCATGATGTGCCTGCTGGTCACTGCCTTGGCTGCCCCT GCTCCAGGGAGTGAAAGCAATGAG GTTGCAGCACATGCTAATGAGGCCCTGAGGTGGATGGAGATGTACAGGCTGTACCAGCAGCAG GGACTAGTTGGAAACCCTTtccttcctgctgctgatgctcCT GCCGATGCTGCACCAGTCCAGCCAGCTGAAGTCCCTCCTCCAGCTCCCATGCCTGTTGGAGATACATCAGAGGAGGAGATAGAG GATGGCAACCCTGCCCCTAAAGCTCCTGCTGCCCCCCTAAACTCTGATGAGATagaggaggctgaggaggtggaggcagCTGAGGCTGAGCCAGCTGTGGTTGAAGCAGCACCAGCAGAACCGGCTGCGGAGCCTGGAGCAgatcctgcagctgctgttgaGCCAGCTGTGGTTGACGTCCCTGTAGATGTTGCACCagttgatgctgctgctgctgttgacgCTGCCGCTGTTGACGCTGCTGCTGTCGACGTGCCTGTTGATGTGGTTTCTGTTGACAATGCCCCAGCAGCCCCTGAGGTGTCTGTTGATGTGGCTGTAGCAGATGTCCCTGCTGCTGCCGAtgctggtgctgctgatgctgccCCACTGGCAGCTGCGGCTGACACAACTGGAGTGGCAGCAGATCCTGCTGCGCCACTGTAG
- the enam gene encoding enamelin isoform X1, protein MASMLRDEVDYFPSLRRHIFSLTQCQEEETVMMKTVVFMMCLLVTALAAPAPGSESNEQVAAHANEALRWMEMYRLYQQQGLVGNPFLPAADAPADAAPVQPAEVPPPAPMPVGDTSEEEIEDGNPAPKAPAAPLNSDEIEEAEEVEAAEAEPAVVEAAPAEPAAEPGADPAAAVEPAVVDVPVDVAPVDAAAAVDAAAVDAAAVDVPVDVVSVDNAPAAPEVSVDVAVADVPAAADAGAADAAPLAAAADTTGVAADPAAPL, encoded by the exons ATGGCTTCCATGTTAAGGGATGAAGTAGACTACTTTCCATCTCTGAGGAGACACATCTTCAGCCTAACTCAGTGCCAGGAAGAAG AAACAGTCATGATGAAGACAGTGGTGTTCATGATGTGCCTGCTGGTCACTGCCTTGGCTGCCCCT GCTCCAGGGAGTGAAAGCAATGAG CAGGTTGCAGCACATGCTAATGAGGCCCTGAGGTGGATGGAGATGTACAGGCTGTACCAGCAGCAG GGACTAGTTGGAAACCCTTtccttcctgctgctgatgctcCT GCCGATGCTGCACCAGTCCAGCCAGCTGAAGTCCCTCCTCCAGCTCCCATGCCTGTTGGAGATACATCAGAGGAGGAGATAGAG GATGGCAACCCTGCCCCTAAAGCTCCTGCTGCCCCCCTAAACTCTGATGAGATagaggaggctgaggaggtggaggcagCTGAGGCTGAGCCAGCTGTGGTTGAAGCAGCACCAGCAGAACCGGCTGCGGAGCCTGGAGCAgatcctgcagctgctgttgaGCCAGCTGTGGTTGACGTCCCTGTAGATGTTGCACCagttgatgctgctgctgctgttgacgCTGCCGCTGTTGACGCTGCTGCTGTCGACGTGCCTGTTGATGTGGTTTCTGTTGACAATGCCCCAGCAGCCCCTGAGGTGTCTGTTGATGTGGCTGTAGCAGATGTCCCTGCTGCTGCCGAtgctggtgctgctgatgctgccCCACTGGCAGCTGCGGCTGACACAACTGGAGTGGCAGCAGATCCTGCTGCGCCACTGTAG